One Chaetodon trifascialis isolate fChaTrf1 chromosome 12, fChaTrf1.hap1, whole genome shotgun sequence DNA window includes the following coding sequences:
- the cxcr2 gene encoding C-X-C chemokine receptor type 1 — MELQLFIVSVFCLVLTNQQEGGKELLTTEGFSFDEAYFSSLHNSTFPAYEDDSVPCDINVPGFHNLGLMITFILVFVFSMVGNSVVVYVVCYMKKGRASTDIYLMHLAMADLLFSITLPFWAVDTHSGWIFGNFLCKVLSGFQEASVYSGVFLLACISVDRHFAIVRATRVLSSNRFLVRVVCSVVWLVAGLLSLPVAIQKQTMHADSLDQTICYENLTGESSNHWRVSIRVLRHTMGFFLPLVVMAVCYGWTLVTLVHTRNQQKQKAIRVIMAVVLAFVLCWLPYNITVLIDTLIRGGSLEMRTCETLYRVEVTLRVTQVLAFMHCAVNPVLYAFIGQKFRNQLLLALYKHGLISNRIRMAYRKGSLNSVGSSKSRNTSATM; from the exons ATGGAGCTGCAACTTTTCATCGTTAGCGTTTTCTGTTTGGTCCTAACCAATCAacaagaaggaggaaaagag ctgcTGACAACAGAGGGATTTTCCTTCGATGAAGCTTACTTCAGTTCCCTTCACAATTCTACGTTTCCTGCGTATGAGGATGACTCTGTTCCTTGCGATATAAATGTGCCTGGATTTCACAACTTGGGCCTGATGATCACCTTCATCCTGGTGTTTGTCTTCAGCATGGTAGGCAACAGTGTAGTGGTTTATGTGGTTTGTTACATGAAGAAAGGCAGAGCCAGCACAGATATCTACTTGATGCACCTGGCGATGGCAGACCTTCTCTTCAGTATTACCCTCCCGTTCTGGGCTGTCGATACTCATTCTGGTTGGATTTTTGGCAACTTCCTGTGCAAAGTGCTGTCAGGCTTTCAGGAGGCATCTGTGTACAGCGGCGTCTTCCTGCTAGCCTGCATCAGTGTCGACCGACACTTTGCCATTGTGAGAGCTACACGTGTCCTATCCTCCAATCGCTTCTTGGTGAGAGTGGTGTGCAGCGTGGTGTGGCTGGTGGCCGGACTGCTGTCCTTACCCGTGGCAATCCAGAAGCAGACCATGCATGCTGACAGCCTGGATCAGACCATTTGCTATGAAAACCTTACTGGCGAAAGCAGCAACCACTGGCGTGTTAGCATTCGCGTTCTGCGTCACACAATGGGCTTTTTCTTGCCACTGGTGGTGATGGCCGTGTGCTACGGCTGGACTTTGGTGACGCTGGTTCACACACGCAATCAACAAAAGCAGAAGGCCATACGCGTCATCATGGCAGTGGTGTTAGCGTTTGTCCTGTGCTGGCTGCCCTATAACATAACTGTACTCATTGACACACTCATACGAGGCGGATCACTCGAAATGCGGACATGTGAAACTTTGTACAGGGTGGAAGTGACGCTACGTGTGACCCAAGTGTTGGCCTTCATGCACTGCGCTGTGAATCCAGTGCTGTACGCCTTCATTGGGCAGAAGTTCCGTAACCAGCTGCTCTTGGCTCTTTACAAGCACGGCCTCATCAGCAACAGGATCCGGATGGCATACAGGAAGGGCTCTCTCAACAGCGTCGGGAGCAGCAAATCAAGAAACACCTCTGCTACTATGTAG